Genomic segment of Prionailurus viverrinus isolate Anna chromosome B4, UM_Priviv_1.0, whole genome shotgun sequence:
AGGCTCAGCAGTGTCTTAGGTTtaatcctgcccccacccctgcctctgtcaGTCTGCCCCTCCTACTtcacccctgcccttcccttcaCCCAACCCCCAGCCTGGCCGCTCCTGCAGCTGAATGGACTTCTCCCTCGGCCTACGCTTGGGCCCTCGCAACAAGAAGGCCACCCACCAACAGCCCCCTACACCCTCTGGGCACGCCGCACCAGCTGCCGTCCCTTGTCTGTCCTGTCCCCCCTCTGCCTGTTTTTGCCCCTGCCCTAGCTGTCCTCCTCCCACCTGCTCCTGCACTGCCTATCCGTCTCATGCAGCtacctgcccctcctgccccggcGGTCTTCCTGGCCCACCCTGTACCTGCTcctgccccccctgccctgcctgtccTCCCCTGACTTGTCCCCACAGCTCCTGTGTCTTGTGCGCTGGTCCGCACGTGACCTGCTGCCACCCCTCACCTTGCCCAATTTACCCTTGCTCCAGAGGCCGAGCTGCCTGTCCCAGCTCCTGCCTGGGCTGCAGTGACAGCTGTGGCTGTGGCCCAGGGGCTCCTCCAGGCTCCACTGGCCGCTGCAGCCGCTGCTTCCGGGGACAACGCACCTCTCAGAGGCACTGTCTCATAGTCTAGCTGGACTGCTGCCCCGCTGAGAGGTTGTCGGTCTGGTCTCCCGGAGCACTTCTGCCAGCTGCTTCCTCTGGGGGGAGGCAGAAGCTCTGGAGTGAGGAGAGGCATCAGCTAAACCCCTCACCCAGACAGGTAGAGGCAGAAGACTGCTCAGAGCCCCCGCGCATCCCCCATAGTCCCTGAGAGCGGGGCATCTGCTTTGATGTTAGTTTCTGGGCCTGCTCCCGCTGGTTCCAGAACCTCCTCTTCTGCAACTTCTGAAATGGAAAGCATGCTTCTCAGAGCTTCCCTCAAGGCCTCGGAAGGTGAGGAAGTTGGCCATTTTCTTCCTGTAGTCAGCCTCTGCTGGACATCCTTCTTGGCTCATCTTCTCTGCAGTTCTCATGGATAAGGTACATCCCTCCTCTAGAGGCAGTAGGGGGCCCTTTGTCCAGGGGTTGTCTCTTGCCACTTGGGCCTCCACCCGTATCCCTTACTGACCCAAAAGTCTGTGGACCCCTTACCTCTCATCCTGAGTCAGGCAAAGAAGGTCAGTGGCTCTTAGACCAGGGGAGAAGGCTGAGCAGAGGGTTCTTGGCTCTTCCCTCCCCTTGGATATCATGACATCCTTCATGGTCCTTTGCTTCTAGGAACCTGGAGTTCTCTGCCTGGATGTCTTGTCTTTCAAATCTCTGAGTGCTCGCGCAGTGTCATGACCTCAATCTTCCAGCAATAATCCCTTCTGTGACATCCATGCTCATCTGGCATGGGGAtaagggaagctgggaagtctGGTCTCAGTGATCCCATCCATATAGCTAAGTCAAAATACCCTGTCCCTGTGGATAGGACCTGAGTTTGGAGAAGCCACCAAGAGGAAGCTGGAAGTAAGAGCCCCAGGTATCTGCTCAGGGCTGGACCCTTAGCTAAAAGCCCCTAAGCATCCCTCCACACTCAAGTCCTCTGACATCAGTCTGTTTCAATGTTCTCTTTCTCGGCCTCCTTCTCTGGGACTCTTTTGAGCTTTCCTTTCTATCTGTTTATCTTTCTGTGTacccttccttctgtctttctacatcactctctccatttctatttccttctttctgtcatTGGGAGGTTCTGCCTTCACTTAACTTTGCCTCTACATCAGCCTTCCTCATTTTCTATCCttctatttctccctccttctaTCTCCCCATCTAATGTAAAGTCTATTTAACatatatgtctttttctttcccccttcccagtCTCAGTTTGTGTCTTCACCTCTATTTTCTTCCTTGGTCTTTCGATCCaccttatctctctctttttctaagcaagctctacgcccaacatggggctcaaactcaggacccggagatcaagagtcgcacgctccactgacagagccagccaaaCTCCCGTCTCTCTGCTTTTCTATCCTGTTCTGCTTCTGGTGCATTTCATTCTCAatctcttccatttctatttccctttctgtGCTTGCCTCCCTTCCAATCATCTGGGTCTAGCTGTGTATTCATTTCCtatctctttctgcctccccaaatctggctttctctctctctccctgggtcCTGCAGGTGCCTCTACACCATGCCTGTGTCATGCCCATCTCATTACTGCACAAGGTCCAGGACACTGAGTCCTctgatgtctgtctgtctcacacacacCCCATGCCCTGGAGTGAGCAGAGCTGGACACAGCTACCAGAATtgtccttcctttccccaccATCTAGGCCATCCATCTCAACTCAGCTCCAAgcccaaactttttaaaaatgatgtttcttccaatttcttattctgaaaattggcaattaaaaagaaaaagaattggggtgcttggctggctcagttggtggagtgtgtgactcttgatcttggggttgtaggctcaagccccacgttgggtatacagattatgtaaaaataaaatctttgggaaaaaaaaaaccaattaagTATTTATGCTGCCTGTGCTGTATAAACTATATTTCAGGGTAGCCAAATAGCTCTTAAGAAGAATTCCAGCTAATGTGGAAGGAATACGGAATTAGAAAAATCATTGGGCAGCCCTTGATCAAATAATTGATCAAAGCAAGAATCATGAATGGATGAAACCAAAGATGATGGTTGATGGTGAACTTTACAATGGAGGAATCAAGCCGTGAGCACCTAACCCCACTGAGGAATCTTACCATCACTAAAAGGGGTATAACCCCTCTACTGCGTACCTCCTGGGGTGATGCAATCTGAAGCACTCAGCACCACCCATGAAAGACTCTTGCCAAACAaagagcaaacacacacacaaaactgaacATGATTCTAATCAAACCTCTAAAACCAACCTCCATTTAACAGGAAATATCAGGGATGGAGGAACAATTTAAATGACACAACGAGGAAGTAAGAAGACACATCCAGAGAGTGGGAACTTTTCAAGGAAATGTGGCTCAATTTCTTCAACTAGTCAATGGCTAGGGGGGAAAATTGAGAGAGGACATAAAAGGACTACTATTATATGGGGCATGTGGACTCTTTTGGTTCCTGATTGGATAACCCAATTGTAAAAGGACAGTTTCAGACAGTTGGAGCCTTTTACTTACGGACTGGAGAATGCCAAGGAGTCAGTATTGATTTTGTTAGACATAAAATGGCTTCAGGGTTTTGTAAGAAAAGGGCCTTATTTCCTAGGGGTGCATATTGAAGTATGGAGTGAAGTGACAtacttacttttaaatatttgggcAGATAAAAAAAGGACGGAATTAAAGGAATAGACGCAACAAAGTGACAGAATTATATTATTGAATTAACTATGTAGGGGTTCATAGAACTCTGGTCTCTACCTGTGTGtatgtttaaacattttcataataaaagttttaaatgttgcTCCTCTGGTAAGCACAGTTCCTCAATATTCCCAGAccaccctcccaccttccctgaaAACTAGGACTTCTCCTGTGCCTCCCCAATACACAGACCTCAGCCCTCCTTTCAGTCTGCTAGAAGCATCTTCTAGAGATATGTTGTATTCACAGGCTGCCTTTTATCCCCTCCAGTCCTCTGCTGGCACATTTCCCATGTTTAGGAACTTTCCCAGCTGTTTTTCACAGTTCTGAGGTGACAGAGGAGCCTTAAGACTAAACATATTTGGGGGCGgttggttggctcagttgggtaagcatctgattcttggctttacctcaggtcatgatctcatggttcgtgagtttgagccccacatcaggctctgtgttgacagcacagaacctgcttgggattctctctccctctctctctgcccctcccttgcttacttgctttctctccctctcaaaaataaatttaaaaactttaaaacattttttaatgtttatttattatttttgagagagacggagagaaagagagagagcctaggaaaggcagagagagagggagacacagaatccaaagcaggctccaggctccaagctgtcagcacagagcccaatgcggggcttgaacccatgaaccgtgagatcatgacctgagccaaagttggacgctcaactgagccacccaggcgcccccaattttaaaaacttttaaaaattaaaaaaaaagactacccaTATTTTGGGGGTgtctgcctgggtggctaagtcagttaagcatcagactcttgattttggctcagatcatgatctcacagttcacgggtttgagtcccgcattgggatccctgcttgcgattctctctctccctctctctctgccccttcccccacgctcaaaaataaataaataaacttaaaaaaaaaaaaagactaaacatactttggggcccctgggtggctcagtcagttgagcgaccaacttcagtccaggtcatgatctcacggtccataggttccagccccacatcaggctctgtgctgacagctcagagcctggagcctgcttcagattctgtgtctcattctctttctgcccctcccctcctcacatgctctctctctctctctctctttcaaaaatcaataaaaaacattttaaaaagactaaacatatttttaatatgtcccacaataaacaaaaataatccaaaataatgtAATCTTGCTGTAAGTCTCTTTCTGCCAGGTGCTTCTGAGCAAAATGCGATTCAACAATGGGGGAAAACTGGCCTCCCTCCTGGAAAACAGAAGGCCAGGAATGCAAGGCCATCCTGTCCCATTCCTGCCTTCATTCAGGATGACCGCCACCCCCAAAAGAAATGGGTGACATGAGTCCAAGGAGCTTCAGTCCGGGAATGGGATGGAGAGCATTTGGGTTGCCTTTGCCCTCACTCACTGAATGACCTTGGAGAAATCATGGTTTTTGAGGCTTTGTGATTCTAGATGAATGCATGGGAACCACTTCCCCTGGGAAGCCCATGGGGGAAGCCCTGGGTTCCCTATGGGAACCACCCTCTGTAGGAGGGTGCCAGTTAGGAATAAAGGCACTTTGGAACTTGTAGATATAAATCTTCGCTGTTTACCTTATCGTAAGAAAGTATTTCTCAAGATACGATCCCAGACTCTCCCACCCTCTACCCTCCAAACTTTAGTATAAAGGAAACCAACACTTGCCAATCACCTGTGCAAGTGAgtaaactcatttaatcttttcagAAACTATGAGTGTGGAATTGGAAAGATCTGGGTCCCAGTTCTAACCCTACCTCTTATCATGTGACTCTGGGCACATTATTTAACCTTGCCAACTCtcaaggataataatagtacctacctcatgggtTGTTTGTAACAGTTAAATAATTCATCTACAGCAGACAGCCCAGGAATTCTTAAAACAGAGCTTAGGTACATGATAACCGTTTGATGAGTGTTACCAGCTAATATGGGCCAATACTTTTTAGAGTAACTTATCTGGATTAACTTATTcagtcatcaaatatttactgaatcctTTGTACTTACCAATAACTGTTTCttaactttcttaatttttttaatgtttatttatttttgagaaagagacagcgtgcgggagagggaggggcagggagaggagagagatacagaatccgaagcaggctccaggctctgagctgtcagcacagagcccgacctgagGCTCAAAccgacgaaccgtgagatcatgacgtgagctgaagtcagacgcttaaccagctgagccacccaggagccccactttatttcttttttctagtaatctctacacccaacttggggctcaaactcacgaccacATGTTCTTCCagatgagccagccaggcacctccccaATAACTGTTTTAACTACTGGGAATACAAGTgaacaaatagataaaaatttgTAAGGAGAAGAGACAGTAAATCAGTAAAACACAGTGTGCCAGATGGTGTGAAGTATAGGGAAAATGCAGCAAAGGTGAATAGAGGCTGGAAGGATAGCAGGTGGATTGCTGTGGTGGATGTGGTGTTGTTGCTATTTTAAGCAGGATGGCTCAGGAAGGCCTGATAAGGTGACATGTGAACAGAGAActggaggggctgagggagggaacCATGTGGGTATTTGGGAGAAGAACCAGAACCTTGCAGGCCACAGTGTGCAAAGGCCCGGGAGGTAGCCAGTATAGACGGAGTAGAAAGACTCTAAAGGGAGAATTGTAGATGAAATCAGAGAAGTAGCAGAGGAACAGAGGATAGAAGGTTTTGTAGGTCATTATAAAGATTCTGACTTTTACAGTTAAtgagatgggaagccactggaaatAACAGTAAGACAGGAGACGggttaaataatttttccaatgTAACACAGCTTAGGTAAGTGGCAGAAGGTGGGCGTTCAGCACCAAAGCTGAACTTGAGCCTTTCTAATTTGTGCACTGCTCTCCTGTGACTGCAGACAAAGGAATTGGGACACTGAGAAGTAATGTGGCTTGCCCGAGGCCACGCAGTGGTAAGTGACAGGGGTGCGATTTGAGCCTTAGCCCGGCTGCAAGCCCGAGTCCAAAGTCCTTTACACCACACTGCCTCCCTCAGGTGTCTGGGCCATACTGACGTCGGGCCTGGCGGTCGCTACtgtgagaaagagggaaaccGAGGAGCCGGCTCGACTCGGGGTAGCGACATTTCTTAGGAAGCGCCAGCCCGCGAGTCTGCGGGACTGCGGGCATTCTCCATGTTgcggagggagagaaaaaatggaTCCTTATTTCAGGGCGGCCCCACAGGCACCCGGGAGTCGAAGAAGCGGGTATCACGGGAAAACAGCGAAGGGGGTAGGAGCGACAGTAGCAACTACTACTGCCTCTACTCTTTACTGCGGGCGTCGAGAGTTGGGCTCCTAGCAGAGGTTGGGGGGGCAGAAGGCGGAGCAGGGGCGGAGCTTGAGCGCCGCGCCCCGTCACGTGAGGGGGCCATCATGGCGGCGGCCAGAGGCCTACCCGGCTCCCGGAAGCAGGCTGAGAGGCGGGCAAGCTGCTGGAACCCGAACCGGAGCCGGAGGTAGAGCGAGCAGGGCGTCCGGGCGGCCTGGAGCCGGACGTGTCCGGGGCGTCCCCGTAGACCGGGGCAGCAGGTGAGACGGGGTCTGGGCGAGGCGCGAGTGGGTGTGGCGGCGACGGGGCGCTGGGCGGGGGCTAGGGGGCGCAGGGGGTTGCCTAAGACCTGGAGGAGGGGGAACCCGAGATGCACTCGCGTGACCCTGAAGCAAATCGGGAGGCCCGCGCGGGCAGGAGGGATGCCCTGGACAGATGGAAAGACTTTGAGGGCTAAAACGAGCTCTCCAGAGGGAATGGGAGGTAATAGAAGTATGCAGAAGCTGTCGTGGAAGAAGAGGGCAGCATCCCTTTAACTCGTGGGGCCGGAATTATTGTATGGAAGGGACTCCCTCTTTGCTATGCCAGGCAAGGGTGGGGCGAGTGCTCAGTCTTCTCCCATCTCCTCTTACCCCTCCTTGCCCCACCGTGTCCTAGGAGACGGCTCTGGCGGGccactcctcccacccacccaactGGTCCCTCCGGTCTGAGCTCTAGAGGAGTGGAGTTGAGGGGTGGGGAAATGCAGttggcagggggggagggggttgggtgGAACTGCCTTCTGCTTAGACACCCAGCCCCTTGACAGTGCTACCTGGGCAATGGATGTgactctcaccccacccccacccctccttctctAGGTCGTCCGGGGGCCCGCCATGCTGGTGACTGCTTACCTTGCCTTTGTGGTCCTCCTGGCCTCCTGCCTAGGATTGGAGTTGTCAAGATGCCAGGCTAAGCCCCCTGGAAGGGCCTGCAGCAACCCCTCCTTCCTTCGGTTTCAACTGGACTTCTATCAGGTCTACTTCCTGGCCCTGGCAGCTGACTGGCTCCAGGCCCCCTACCTCTATAAACTGTATCAGCATTACCACTTCCTGGAGGGTCAGATTGCCATCCTCTATGTCTGTGGCCTTGCCTCCACAGTCCTTTTTGGACTGGTGGCCTCCTCCCTTGTGGATTGGCTGGGTCGCAAGAAGTCTTGTGTCCTCTTCTCCCTCACTTACTCTCTATGCTGCTTAACCAAACTCTCTTGGGACTACTTTGTGCTGCTGATGGGCCGAGCACTTGGTGGGCTGTCCACCGCCCTGCTCTTCTCTGCCTTTGAGGCTTGGTACATCC
This window contains:
- the LOC125170343 gene encoding uncharacterized LOC122455340 homolog; its protein translation is MDFSLGLRLGPRNKKATHQQPPTPSGHAAPAAVPCLSCPPSACFCPCPSCPPPTCSCTAYPSHAATCPSCPGGLPGPPCTCSCPPCPACPPLTCPHSSCVLCAGPHVTCCHPSPCPIYPCSRGRAACPSSCLGCSDSCGCGPGAPPGSTGRCSRCFRGQRTSQRHCLIV